One Nitrospirota bacterium genomic window carries:
- a CDS encoding tyrosine-type recombinase/integrase, protein HLLMTGTNIRELQELLGHKHVETTMIYTHVLREMSNIPKSPLDNLYNN, encoded by the coding sequence CGCACCTTTTGATGACAGGGACCAATATCAGGGAATTGCAGGAACTGCTGGGTCATAAGCATGTCGAGACCACAATGATTTACACGCATGTGCTGAGGGAGATGTCGAACATTCCGAAAAGCCCGCTGGATAATCTTTACAATAACTGA
- a CDS encoding glycosyltransferase family 2 protein encodes MSANKKTAVIIPVLNEEKTLPFVLRDIPKDIVDEVVVVDNGSSDNTPSIAKSLGATVLFESKKGYGYPCLRGMEYLKEKDPGIVVFVDGNHSDHPDEIGRLVRPIISEDYDLVVGSRVMGNVEKGALRFPVRFGNFLATALIRIFYGFKYTDVGPFRAIKFDKLLQLDMNDNLGWTIEMQAKAVKCGFRILEVPVSYRKGTGRSKFTGNVKGIAIIGYRILRAVFKNLFYSPKNC; translated from the coding sequence ATGTCCGCAAATAAAAAAACAGCCGTGATCATCCCGGTGCTGAATGAAGAAAAGACCCTGCCCTTCGTTCTGCGTGATATCCCGAAGGATATTGTAGACGAGGTTGTCGTCGTGGACAACGGCAGCAGCGACAACACGCCTTCGATAGCAAAGAGCCTGGGAGCAACAGTCCTGTTTGAATCAAAGAAAGGTTACGGATACCCCTGCCTCAGGGGCATGGAATACCTCAAGGAAAAAGATCCCGGCATAGTCGTCTTTGTCGATGGAAATCACAGCGACCATCCTGATGAGATAGGCAGGCTCGTCAGGCCGATAATCAGTGAGGATTACGATCTTGTCGTCGGCTCAAGGGTCATGGGCAATGTTGAAAAAGGAGCGCTCCGTTTTCCCGTGCGCTTTGGGAACTTTCTGGCAACCGCGTTGATCAGAATTTTCTACGGATTTAAATACACCGACGTCGGCCCTTTCAGGGCGATCAAATTCGATAAACTGCTCCAGCTCGACATGAATGACAACCTCGGCTGGACCATTGAGATGCAGGCCAAGGCAGTGAAATGCGGGTTCAGGATACTGGAAGTCCCGGTAAGCTACCGCAAAGGCACCGGCAGATCAAAATTCACCGGCAACGTCAAGGGGATCGCCATCATCGGTTACAGGATACTACGCGCCGTCTTTAAAAACCTGTTTTATTCGCCTAAGAACTGTTAG